In Aulosira sp. FACHB-615, the genomic window GGCGTTGGCAAAATTAAAGCAGTGCTGATTTAATATGCAAGACGTGAGTGAACAAAGTTTAGAAATTGCCAGAAAGCGTTACCAAGCTGGAAGAATTGCCTTTGAAAATGGGCAGTATCGGGAAGCGATTGAAAATCTGGAAAAGGCCAGCGCCTTGTTAGCGCGAAATTCTCGCTTGGGAGGAGAAGCGCAATTGTGGCTAGTAACAGCTTATGAAGCAGCCGGCAGAAATGAAGAAGCGATCGCACTTTGCAAACAACTACAACGCCATCCCTATTCCGAAACGAATAAACAAGCTCGGCGATTGCTCTACATTTTACAAGCACCAAAGCTGAAACGC contains:
- a CDS encoding tetratricopeptide repeat protein gives rise to the protein MQDVSEQSLEIARKRYQAGRIAFENGQYREAIENLEKASALLARNSRLGGEAQLWLVTAYEAAGRNEEAIALCKQLQRHPYSETNKQARRLLYILQAPKLKRPSEWMTEIPDLGALSDNESKMRVAANSPKSSVKKKPAEQEFVDLSQVNTKDNRFIWVAIAAIGLILSYLTWLAF